From the genome of Hyperolius riggenbachi isolate aHypRig1 chromosome 9, aHypRig1.pri, whole genome shotgun sequence, one region includes:
- the LOC137533490 gene encoding olfactory receptor 5AR1-like — translation MNCSDQTSTDKFILLGLSDLPYFQVIYFLLFLAIYIVTVFGNLLLVLVVRFDPCLQTPMYFFLSILSIIDLGFSSSIAPKVLVDTLSKDRSISLWGCATQMFFSLALGETECILLAIMAYDRFAAICRPLHYNTIMNQKLCLSLVAGTWSFCCINASIHVALIFDVPYFQSHHINHFFCEIPPLLHISCRDTRLNEVLVYVSAVMIGICSFLLTVISYFNIISTVLKVRSSHGRQKAFSTCGSHFTVVTLYYGTIMFMYMRPPSAHSPETDKTVAILYTAVTPMLNPFIYSMRNKDVKQTVKKHFFSKYFKEKLRPRIELYPNQ, via the coding sequence ATGAACTGTTCAGACCAGACATCGACAGACAAATTCATCCTTCTTGGTCTATCGGATCTCCCTTACTTCCAGGTCATCTATTTCCTCCTGTTCCTTGCAATCTACATAGTAACAGTGTTTGGAAATCTCCTTCTTGTTTTAGTGGTGAGATTCGACCCATGTCTTCAAACTCCTATGTACTTTTTCCTGAGTATTCTCTCCATTATTGACTTAGGTTTTTCCTCCAGCATTGCTCCCAAAGTCCTGGTTGACACTCTATCCAAAGACAGAAGCATCTCCTTATGGGGCTGTGCTACTCAGATGTTCTTTTCGTTAGCATTAGGGGAAACAGAGTGCATTCTGCTTGCTATTATGGCTTATGACCGGTTTGCTGCCATTTGTAGGCCACTGCATTACAATACTATAATGAACCAGAAGTTGTGCTTAAGTTTAGTGGCCGGAACGTGGAGCTTTTGCTGCATAAATGCCTCCATTCATGTTGCTCTAATCTTTGATGTACCTTATTTTCAGTCCCACCATATTAATCATTTCTTTTGTGAGATTCCTCCTTTATTACATATATCTTGCCGAGATACAAGACTTAATGAGGTGCTGGTCTATGTATCAGCAGTGATGATAGGTATATGCTCCTTTTTGCTGACAGTCATTTCATATTTTAACATCATCTCAACAGTCTTGAAGGTCCGTTCCTCACATGGTAGGCAAAAAGCTTTCTCCACATGTGGCTCCCACTTCACTGTTGTCACTTTGTATTACGGGACCATTATGTTCATGTACATGAGACCTCCTTCTGCTCACTCCCCAGAGACAGACAAGACTGTGGCCATCCTTTATACGGCAGTGACTCCAATGTTAAATCCTTTTATCTACAGTATGAGGAATAAGGATGTTAAACAGacagtaaaaaaacattttttctccaaatactttaaagagaaactccgaccaagaattgaactttatcccaatcagtag